A genomic window from Camelus ferus isolate YT-003-E chromosome X, BCGSAC_Cfer_1.0, whole genome shotgun sequence includes:
- the PPP1R3F gene encoding protein phosphatase 1 regulatory subunit 3F isoform X1 has translation MARTAPVEPPLRHPAPPSPAAGEPRTSVEAAVAPRRVLFADEALGLPLAQLRRYRPWGGPGVGKMAAAAGQDGDGGGADEDDDGEDGDEGEEEEETCPEPSPLCPVPAGGGFYLMPTFSLPPALGRLERLGRVMVELEALLPPPGAVPGGAGVWVPGGRPPVVRGLVRVLNRSFEKAVHVRASHDGWASFCDHPARYVPRSPPGAGAGVPGAGDPILDLGLDLGPSQASASSPDDGGRTDRFAFQLPFAEGAGDGARLDFVVRYETPEGTFWANNHGRNYTVLLRIAPAPTPTDAEGLPQQQQQQLEPQPECQGPVEAEARQLKSCMKPVRRRPNEEELRMKRAEESSPAVAERPKVRESVGPLVAPTPLRPWPQMTLQVSEVTVTGKPPEEGDVPRSSPPVAFTEVPRAPAIRIPLSSSLCGLGGSPRDQASGPDASEGAAGPLLEPSQRQVEAAWEVSSENGRGRKDSVVGAVKDEPSRGLEAMSGLEELLGEDTIDQELEQLYLSHLSRLRAAVAAGGAGGGGEGPTDGGLSPSHPLGILTDRDLILKWPGPERALNSALAEEITLHYARLGRGVELIKDTEDPDEDGEGEEGLSIIPSSPEGDTPKESPPEILSGVRSVVATVGDVWLPWAGGSGCDSPAVLGIEGQFPGAPEKGMGRDTDSLHMNRMIAGVTGSPEGTEARMEFTTGTADSLVPISSREPTAPVLRGQNLPLLGPLGAEVYPSSLARPHVSSQDEEGSGPSLEPPKRSPTRAASAECVCILPPQLRGPLTQTLGVLAGLVVVPVALNSGMSLLVLALCLSLAWFS, from the exons aTGGCGCGCACGGCCCCTGTGGAGCCCCCGCTGCGGCATCCTGCGCCCCCCTCGCCGGCCGCGGGTGAGCCCCGCACCTCAGTCGAGGCAGCGGTGGCCCCGCGGAGGGTGCTGTTCGCCGACGAGGCCCTGGGGCTGCCGCTGGCGCAGCTGCGCCGCTACCGGCCGTGGGGCGGGCCTGGGGTGggcaagatggcggcggcggccgggcaAGATGGCGACGGCGGCGGGGCTGACGAGGACGACGATGGCGAGGATGGGgatgaaggagaggaggaagaggagacttGCCCTGAGCCCTCGCCGCTGTGCCCCGTCCCCGCTGGCGGGGGGTTTTACCTGATGCCCACATTTTCGCTGCCGCCCGCGCTGGGCCGTTTGGAGCGCTTGGGGCGCGTCATGGTGGAGCTGGAGGCGCTGCTGCCGCCTCCCGGAGCGGTCCCTGGGGGTGCCGGGGTGTGGGTGCCTGGGGGACGCCCGCCGGTGGTGCGCGGGTTGGTCCGCGTGCTGAACCGTTCCTTCGAGAAGGCGGTGCACGTGCGGGCCTCACACGACGGCTGGGCTTCCTTCTGCGACCACCCAGCGCGCTACGTCCCGCGCAGCCCGCCGGGGGCAGGAGCGGGAGTACCAGGAGCAGGAGATCCCATCCTGGATCTGGGCCTTGACCTGGGCCCCAGCCAGGCGTCCGCCTCCTCGCCCGATGACGGCGGCCGCACCGACCGCTTTGCCTTCCAGCTGCCCTTTGCTGAGGGCGCGGGCGATGGGGCGCGCCTGGACTTCGTGGTGCGCTATGAGACCCCCGAGGGCACTTTCTGGGCCAACAACCACGGCCGCAACTACACAGTCCTGCTCCGGATCGCACCCGCTCCCACACCCACTGATGCCGAAGGGctgccccagcagcagcagcagcagctggagccaCAGCCCGAGTGCCAGGGTCCTGTGGAGGCTGAGGCCAGGCAGCTGAAGAGCTGCATGAAGCCGGTGAGGCGCAG GCCTAACGAGGAAGAACTGAGGATGAAGAGGGCGGAAGAAAGTAGCCCTGCTGTGG CAGAGCGTCCCAAGGTCCGGGAGTCAGTGGGTCCCCTGGTGGCCCCCACCCCTCTCCGTCCATGGCCCCAGATGACACTTCAG GTTTCTGAAGTTACAGTGACCGGCAAACCCCCAGAGGAAGGTGATGTCCCCAGAAGCAGTCCGCCAGTGGCTTTCACAGAAGTTCCCCGGGCACCAGCCATCAGgattcccctctcttcctctctctgtggcCTGGGTGGCTCTCCCAGGGACCAGGCCTCAGGGCCCGATGCGAGTGAGGGGGCAGCCGGGCCTCTCCTGGAACCCAGCCAGCGACAGGTGGAAGCCGCGTGGGAAGTGTCCAGCGAGAATGGAAGGGGCCGAAAGGACTCCGTGGTGGGGGCTGTTAAGGATGAGCCCTCCAGGGGTCTGGAGGCTATGAGTGGGTTGGAGGAGCTGCTTGGCGAGGACACCATTGACCAGGAGCTGGAGCAGCTCTACCTGTCCCACCTGAGCCGCCTGCGAGCTGCTGTGGCTGctggtggggcaggaggtgggggggagggcccCACAGATGGGGGGTTGTCCCCCAGCCACCCTCTGGGCATACTCACGGACCGCGACCTGATCTTAAAGTGGCCTGGCCCTGAGCGGGCCCTGAACAGTGCCCTGGCTGAGGAGATCACACTGCATTATGCCCGGCTGGGGCGTGGTGTGGAGCTTATCAAGGACACCGAGGACCCagatgaggatggggagggggaagaggggctCTCCATTATACCCTCCAGCCCAGAAGGGGACACCCCCAAGGAATCGCCTCCAGAAATCCTTTCTGGGGTCCGTTCTGTGGTAGCCACTGTAGGAGATGTGTGGCTCCCATGGGCAGGGGGCTCGGGATGCGACAGCCCTGCGGTTCTGGGTATAGAGGGTCAATTCCCTGGGGCTCCAGAGAAGGGGATGGGCAGGGACACTGACTCTCTGCATATGAATAGGATGATAGCTGGGGTGACTGGGTCCCCGGAGGGGACAGAAGCCCGGATGGAGTTTACCACCGGGACAGCAGACAGCTTGGTTCCTATATCCAGCAGGGAGCCAACTGCTCCAGTCCTGCGGGGGCAAAATCTCCCCCTCCTTGGTCCCTTGGGGGCTGAAGTCTATCCTTCCAGCCTGGCCAGGCCCCATGTGAGCTCCCAGGATGAAGAGGGTTCAGGCCCAAGCCTTGAGCCCCCAAAGAGGTCTCCTACCCGAGCAGCCTctgcagagtgtgtgtgtatattgcCTCCCCAGCTCCGGGGGCCCTTGACTCAGACTCTGGGGgtcctggctgggctggtggtGGTCCCTGTGGCTCTGAACAGTGGTATGTCCCTCCTGGTGCTTGCGCTGTGCCTCTCTCTGGCCTGGTTCTCATAA
- the PPP1R3F gene encoding protein phosphatase 1 regulatory subunit 3F isoform X3, which yields MKRAEESSPAVAERPKVRESVGPLVAPTPLRPWPQMTLQVSEVTVTGKPPEEGDVPRSSPPVAFTEVPRAPAIRIPLSSSLCGLGGSPRDQASGPDASEGAAGPLLEPSQRQVEAAWEVSSENGRGRKDSVVGAVKDEPSRGLEAMSGLEELLGEDTIDQELEQLYLSHLSRLRAAVAAGGAGGGGEGPTDGGLSPSHPLGILTDRDLILKWPGPERALNSALAEEITLHYARLGRGVELIKDTEDPDEDGEGEEGLSIIPSSPEGDTPKESPPEILSGVRSVVATVGDVWLPWAGGSGCDSPAVLGIEGQFPGAPEKGMGRDTDSLHMNRMIAGVTGSPEGTEARMEFTTGTADSLVPISSREPTAPVLRGQNLPLLGPLGAEVYPSSLARPHVSSQDEEGSGPSLEPPKRSPTRAASAECVCILPPQLRGPLTQTLGVLAGLVVVPVALNSGMSLLVLALCLSLAWFS from the exons ATGAAGAGGGCGGAAGAAAGTAGCCCTGCTGTGG CAGAGCGTCCCAAGGTCCGGGAGTCAGTGGGTCCCCTGGTGGCCCCCACCCCTCTCCGTCCATGGCCCCAGATGACACTTCAG GTTTCTGAAGTTACAGTGACCGGCAAACCCCCAGAGGAAGGTGATGTCCCCAGAAGCAGTCCGCCAGTGGCTTTCACAGAAGTTCCCCGGGCACCAGCCATCAGgattcccctctcttcctctctctgtggcCTGGGTGGCTCTCCCAGGGACCAGGCCTCAGGGCCCGATGCGAGTGAGGGGGCAGCCGGGCCTCTCCTGGAACCCAGCCAGCGACAGGTGGAAGCCGCGTGGGAAGTGTCCAGCGAGAATGGAAGGGGCCGAAAGGACTCCGTGGTGGGGGCTGTTAAGGATGAGCCCTCCAGGGGTCTGGAGGCTATGAGTGGGTTGGAGGAGCTGCTTGGCGAGGACACCATTGACCAGGAGCTGGAGCAGCTCTACCTGTCCCACCTGAGCCGCCTGCGAGCTGCTGTGGCTGctggtggggcaggaggtgggggggagggcccCACAGATGGGGGGTTGTCCCCCAGCCACCCTCTGGGCATACTCACGGACCGCGACCTGATCTTAAAGTGGCCTGGCCCTGAGCGGGCCCTGAACAGTGCCCTGGCTGAGGAGATCACACTGCATTATGCCCGGCTGGGGCGTGGTGTGGAGCTTATCAAGGACACCGAGGACCCagatgaggatggggagggggaagaggggctCTCCATTATACCCTCCAGCCCAGAAGGGGACACCCCCAAGGAATCGCCTCCAGAAATCCTTTCTGGGGTCCGTTCTGTGGTAGCCACTGTAGGAGATGTGTGGCTCCCATGGGCAGGGGGCTCGGGATGCGACAGCCCTGCGGTTCTGGGTATAGAGGGTCAATTCCCTGGGGCTCCAGAGAAGGGGATGGGCAGGGACACTGACTCTCTGCATATGAATAGGATGATAGCTGGGGTGACTGGGTCCCCGGAGGGGACAGAAGCCCGGATGGAGTTTACCACCGGGACAGCAGACAGCTTGGTTCCTATATCCAGCAGGGAGCCAACTGCTCCAGTCCTGCGGGGGCAAAATCTCCCCCTCCTTGGTCCCTTGGGGGCTGAAGTCTATCCTTCCAGCCTGGCCAGGCCCCATGTGAGCTCCCAGGATGAAGAGGGTTCAGGCCCAAGCCTTGAGCCCCCAAAGAGGTCTCCTACCCGAGCAGCCTctgcagagtgtgtgtgtatattgcCTCCCCAGCTCCGGGGGCCCTTGACTCAGACTCTGGGGgtcctggctgggctggtggtGGTCCCTGTGGCTCTGAACAGTGGTATGTCCCTCCTGGTGCTTGCGCTGTGCCTCTCTCTGGCCTGGTTCTCATAA
- the PPP1R3F gene encoding protein phosphatase 1 regulatory subunit 3F isoform X2 has protein sequence MARTAPVEPPLRHPAPPSPAAGEPRTSVEAAVAPRRVLFADEALGLPLAQLRRYRPWGGPGVGKMAAAAGQDGDGGGADEDDDGEDGDEGEEEEETCPEPSPLCPVPAGGGFYLMPTFSLPPALGRLERLGRVMVELEALLPPPGAVPGGAGVWVPGGRPPVVRGLVRVLNRSFEKAVHVRASHDGWASFCDHPARYVPRSPPGAGAGVPGAGDPILDLGLDLGPSQASASSPDDGGRTDRFAFQLPFAEGAGDGARLDFVVRYETPEGTFWANNHGRNYTVLLRIAPAPTPTDAEGLPQQQQQQLEPQPECQGPVEAEARQLKSCMKPVRRRPNEEELRMKRAEESSPAVERPKVRESVGPLVAPTPLRPWPQMTLQVSEVTVTGKPPEEGDVPRSSPPVAFTEVPRAPAIRIPLSSSLCGLGGSPRDQASGPDASEGAAGPLLEPSQRQVEAAWEVSSENGRGRKDSVVGAVKDEPSRGLEAMSGLEELLGEDTIDQELEQLYLSHLSRLRAAVAAGGAGGGGEGPTDGGLSPSHPLGILTDRDLILKWPGPERALNSALAEEITLHYARLGRGVELIKDTEDPDEDGEGEEGLSIIPSSPEGDTPKESPPEILSGVRSVVATVGDVWLPWAGGSGCDSPAVLGIEGQFPGAPEKGMGRDTDSLHMNRMIAGVTGSPEGTEARMEFTTGTADSLVPISSREPTAPVLRGQNLPLLGPLGAEVYPSSLARPHVSSQDEEGSGPSLEPPKRSPTRAASAECVCILPPQLRGPLTQTLGVLAGLVVVPVALNSGMSLLVLALCLSLAWFS, from the exons aTGGCGCGCACGGCCCCTGTGGAGCCCCCGCTGCGGCATCCTGCGCCCCCCTCGCCGGCCGCGGGTGAGCCCCGCACCTCAGTCGAGGCAGCGGTGGCCCCGCGGAGGGTGCTGTTCGCCGACGAGGCCCTGGGGCTGCCGCTGGCGCAGCTGCGCCGCTACCGGCCGTGGGGCGGGCCTGGGGTGggcaagatggcggcggcggccgggcaAGATGGCGACGGCGGCGGGGCTGACGAGGACGACGATGGCGAGGATGGGgatgaaggagaggaggaagaggagacttGCCCTGAGCCCTCGCCGCTGTGCCCCGTCCCCGCTGGCGGGGGGTTTTACCTGATGCCCACATTTTCGCTGCCGCCCGCGCTGGGCCGTTTGGAGCGCTTGGGGCGCGTCATGGTGGAGCTGGAGGCGCTGCTGCCGCCTCCCGGAGCGGTCCCTGGGGGTGCCGGGGTGTGGGTGCCTGGGGGACGCCCGCCGGTGGTGCGCGGGTTGGTCCGCGTGCTGAACCGTTCCTTCGAGAAGGCGGTGCACGTGCGGGCCTCACACGACGGCTGGGCTTCCTTCTGCGACCACCCAGCGCGCTACGTCCCGCGCAGCCCGCCGGGGGCAGGAGCGGGAGTACCAGGAGCAGGAGATCCCATCCTGGATCTGGGCCTTGACCTGGGCCCCAGCCAGGCGTCCGCCTCCTCGCCCGATGACGGCGGCCGCACCGACCGCTTTGCCTTCCAGCTGCCCTTTGCTGAGGGCGCGGGCGATGGGGCGCGCCTGGACTTCGTGGTGCGCTATGAGACCCCCGAGGGCACTTTCTGGGCCAACAACCACGGCCGCAACTACACAGTCCTGCTCCGGATCGCACCCGCTCCCACACCCACTGATGCCGAAGGGctgccccagcagcagcagcagcagctggagccaCAGCCCGAGTGCCAGGGTCCTGTGGAGGCTGAGGCCAGGCAGCTGAAGAGCTGCATGAAGCCGGTGAGGCGCAG GCCTAACGAGGAAGAACTGAGGATGAAGAGGGCGGAAGAAAGTAGCCCTGCTGTGG AGCGTCCCAAGGTCCGGGAGTCAGTGGGTCCCCTGGTGGCCCCCACCCCTCTCCGTCCATGGCCCCAGATGACACTTCAG GTTTCTGAAGTTACAGTGACCGGCAAACCCCCAGAGGAAGGTGATGTCCCCAGAAGCAGTCCGCCAGTGGCTTTCACAGAAGTTCCCCGGGCACCAGCCATCAGgattcccctctcttcctctctctgtggcCTGGGTGGCTCTCCCAGGGACCAGGCCTCAGGGCCCGATGCGAGTGAGGGGGCAGCCGGGCCTCTCCTGGAACCCAGCCAGCGACAGGTGGAAGCCGCGTGGGAAGTGTCCAGCGAGAATGGAAGGGGCCGAAAGGACTCCGTGGTGGGGGCTGTTAAGGATGAGCCCTCCAGGGGTCTGGAGGCTATGAGTGGGTTGGAGGAGCTGCTTGGCGAGGACACCATTGACCAGGAGCTGGAGCAGCTCTACCTGTCCCACCTGAGCCGCCTGCGAGCTGCTGTGGCTGctggtggggcaggaggtgggggggagggcccCACAGATGGGGGGTTGTCCCCCAGCCACCCTCTGGGCATACTCACGGACCGCGACCTGATCTTAAAGTGGCCTGGCCCTGAGCGGGCCCTGAACAGTGCCCTGGCTGAGGAGATCACACTGCATTATGCCCGGCTGGGGCGTGGTGTGGAGCTTATCAAGGACACCGAGGACCCagatgaggatggggagggggaagaggggctCTCCATTATACCCTCCAGCCCAGAAGGGGACACCCCCAAGGAATCGCCTCCAGAAATCCTTTCTGGGGTCCGTTCTGTGGTAGCCACTGTAGGAGATGTGTGGCTCCCATGGGCAGGGGGCTCGGGATGCGACAGCCCTGCGGTTCTGGGTATAGAGGGTCAATTCCCTGGGGCTCCAGAGAAGGGGATGGGCAGGGACACTGACTCTCTGCATATGAATAGGATGATAGCTGGGGTGACTGGGTCCCCGGAGGGGACAGAAGCCCGGATGGAGTTTACCACCGGGACAGCAGACAGCTTGGTTCCTATATCCAGCAGGGAGCCAACTGCTCCAGTCCTGCGGGGGCAAAATCTCCCCCTCCTTGGTCCCTTGGGGGCTGAAGTCTATCCTTCCAGCCTGGCCAGGCCCCATGTGAGCTCCCAGGATGAAGAGGGTTCAGGCCCAAGCCTTGAGCCCCCAAAGAGGTCTCCTACCCGAGCAGCCTctgcagagtgtgtgtgtatattgcCTCCCCAGCTCCGGGGGCCCTTGACTCAGACTCTGGGGgtcctggctgggctggtggtGGTCCCTGTGGCTCTGAACAGTGGTATGTCCCTCCTGGTGCTTGCGCTGTGCCTCTCTCTGGCCTGGTTCTCATAA
- the PPP1R3F gene encoding protein phosphatase 1 regulatory subunit 3F isoform X4, which yields MKRAEESSPAVERPKVRESVGPLVAPTPLRPWPQMTLQVSEVTVTGKPPEEGDVPRSSPPVAFTEVPRAPAIRIPLSSSLCGLGGSPRDQASGPDASEGAAGPLLEPSQRQVEAAWEVSSENGRGRKDSVVGAVKDEPSRGLEAMSGLEELLGEDTIDQELEQLYLSHLSRLRAAVAAGGAGGGGEGPTDGGLSPSHPLGILTDRDLILKWPGPERALNSALAEEITLHYARLGRGVELIKDTEDPDEDGEGEEGLSIIPSSPEGDTPKESPPEILSGVRSVVATVGDVWLPWAGGSGCDSPAVLGIEGQFPGAPEKGMGRDTDSLHMNRMIAGVTGSPEGTEARMEFTTGTADSLVPISSREPTAPVLRGQNLPLLGPLGAEVYPSSLARPHVSSQDEEGSGPSLEPPKRSPTRAASAECVCILPPQLRGPLTQTLGVLAGLVVVPVALNSGMSLLVLALCLSLAWFS from the exons ATGAAGAGGGCGGAAGAAAGTAGCCCTGCTGTGG AGCGTCCCAAGGTCCGGGAGTCAGTGGGTCCCCTGGTGGCCCCCACCCCTCTCCGTCCATGGCCCCAGATGACACTTCAG GTTTCTGAAGTTACAGTGACCGGCAAACCCCCAGAGGAAGGTGATGTCCCCAGAAGCAGTCCGCCAGTGGCTTTCACAGAAGTTCCCCGGGCACCAGCCATCAGgattcccctctcttcctctctctgtggcCTGGGTGGCTCTCCCAGGGACCAGGCCTCAGGGCCCGATGCGAGTGAGGGGGCAGCCGGGCCTCTCCTGGAACCCAGCCAGCGACAGGTGGAAGCCGCGTGGGAAGTGTCCAGCGAGAATGGAAGGGGCCGAAAGGACTCCGTGGTGGGGGCTGTTAAGGATGAGCCCTCCAGGGGTCTGGAGGCTATGAGTGGGTTGGAGGAGCTGCTTGGCGAGGACACCATTGACCAGGAGCTGGAGCAGCTCTACCTGTCCCACCTGAGCCGCCTGCGAGCTGCTGTGGCTGctggtggggcaggaggtgggggggagggcccCACAGATGGGGGGTTGTCCCCCAGCCACCCTCTGGGCATACTCACGGACCGCGACCTGATCTTAAAGTGGCCTGGCCCTGAGCGGGCCCTGAACAGTGCCCTGGCTGAGGAGATCACACTGCATTATGCCCGGCTGGGGCGTGGTGTGGAGCTTATCAAGGACACCGAGGACCCagatgaggatggggagggggaagaggggctCTCCATTATACCCTCCAGCCCAGAAGGGGACACCCCCAAGGAATCGCCTCCAGAAATCCTTTCTGGGGTCCGTTCTGTGGTAGCCACTGTAGGAGATGTGTGGCTCCCATGGGCAGGGGGCTCGGGATGCGACAGCCCTGCGGTTCTGGGTATAGAGGGTCAATTCCCTGGGGCTCCAGAGAAGGGGATGGGCAGGGACACTGACTCTCTGCATATGAATAGGATGATAGCTGGGGTGACTGGGTCCCCGGAGGGGACAGAAGCCCGGATGGAGTTTACCACCGGGACAGCAGACAGCTTGGTTCCTATATCCAGCAGGGAGCCAACTGCTCCAGTCCTGCGGGGGCAAAATCTCCCCCTCCTTGGTCCCTTGGGGGCTGAAGTCTATCCTTCCAGCCTGGCCAGGCCCCATGTGAGCTCCCAGGATGAAGAGGGTTCAGGCCCAAGCCTTGAGCCCCCAAAGAGGTCTCCTACCCGAGCAGCCTctgcagagtgtgtgtgtatattgcCTCCCCAGCTCCGGGGGCCCTTGACTCAGACTCTGGGGgtcctggctgggctggtggtGGTCCCTGTGGCTCTGAACAGTGGTATGTCCCTCCTGGTGCTTGCGCTGTGCCTCTCTCTGGCCTGGTTCTCATAA